A single Meles meles chromosome 20, mMelMel3.1 paternal haplotype, whole genome shotgun sequence DNA region contains:
- the TMEM42 gene encoding transmembrane protein 42, producing MAEGPQSPGGAVCPTAYPDAPAEFPPHLQAGAMRRRFWGVFNCLCAGAFGALAAASAKLAFRSEVNMAFCILGVIMMATTNSLMWTFFSRGLSFSMSSAIASVTVTFSNILSSAFLGFVLYGECQEVLWWGGVFLILCGLSLIHRQLPPSGKAAERKQQ from the exons ATGGCCGAGGGGCCGCAGTCCCCCGGCGGCGCCGTGTGCCCGACCGCGTACCCCGACGCCCCCGCGGAATTCCCCCCTCACCTCCAGGCCGGCGCGATGCGGCGCCGCTTCTGGGGAGTGTTCAACTGCCTGTGCGCCGGCGCGTTCGGGGCCCTGGCCGCCGCCTCCGCCAAGCTGGCCTTCCGCAGCGAG GTGAACATGGCCTTCTGCATCTTAGGCGTCATCATGATGGCGACCACCAATTCTCTGATGTGGACGTTCTTTAGCCggggtctcagtttctccatgtcTTCGGCCATTGCATCTGTCACGGTGACGTTTTCAAACATCCTCAGCTCG GCCTTCCTGGGCTTTGTGTTGTATGGAGAGTGCCAGGAAGTCTTGTGGTGGGGAGGCGTGTTCCTCATCCTCTGCGGACTCAGCCTGATCCACAGGCAGCTGCCCCCCAGCGGGAAGGCCGCCGAACGCAAGCAGCAGTAG